A window of Campylobacter lari subsp. lari contains these coding sequences:
- the ribA gene encoding GTP cyclohydrolase II — MTIQISEIAKLPTRFGEFNIQSFKENDKEHLCIFKGKLEKEVNIRIHSECLTGDVLGSLKCDCGEQLDFSLKYIQEHGGMVIYLRQEGRGIGLFNKINAYALQDKGFNTIEANHQLGFKADERSYEIVDFILNHYKITKINLLTNNPEKLSSLKGKVNLRIPILIEANRFNKDYLEIKHTQMGHLN; from the coding sequence ATGACTATTCAAATTTCTGAAATAGCAAAACTTCCCACTCGTTTTGGAGAATTTAATATACAAAGTTTTAAAGAAAATGACAAAGAACATCTTTGTATTTTTAAAGGAAAATTAGAAAAAGAAGTTAATATTAGAATCCATTCAGAATGTTTAACAGGTGATGTTTTAGGAAGTTTAAAATGTGATTGTGGCGAGCAACTTGACTTTTCATTAAAATATATCCAAGAGCATGGCGGCATGGTGATTTATCTAAGACAGGAAGGAAGAGGCATAGGACTTTTTAATAAAATTAATGCTTATGCTTTGCAAGATAAAGGTTTTAACACTATAGAGGCGAATCATCAATTAGGATTTAAGGCAGATGAACGCAGTTATGAAATAGTAGATTTTATACTTAATCATTATAAGATTACTAAGATTAATCTTTTGACTAATAATCCTGAAAAACTTAGCTCTTTAAAAGGAAAAGTAAATTTAAGAATTCCTATTTTAATTGAAGCAAATCGTTTTAATAAAGATTATTTGGAAATTAAACATACGCAAATGGGGCATTTAAATTGA
- the thiD gene encoding bifunctional hydroxymethylpyrimidine kinase/phosphomethylpyrimidine kinase, with protein sequence MIQAKTKTKIPILTIAGSDCSGGAGLQADLKTFSAHNLFGMSVVLSVVAENTARVISCFDIPTKIIDEQMLAIYEDIEPKAVKIGMLGSKEIITCVKENLLKFQSKNIVIDPVMFAKNGYALMPLENCQFFKDEILSLADVLTPNIPEAEFLCDFKILNEEDMKKAAIKLFELGAKSVLIKGGHNEKNTDDIFYDGKEFSIFKGEKINTKNTHGTGCTLSSAIASNLALGKNKHEAIKLAKEYVYNAILHSLELGKGCGPTNHFFKFDEE encoded by the coding sequence ATGATACAAGCAAAAACAAAAACAAAAATTCCTATACTAACAATAGCTGGAAGTGATTGTAGTGGTGGGGCTGGCTTGCAGGCTGATTTAAAAACTTTTAGTGCTCATAATTTATTTGGTATGAGTGTGGTTTTAAGCGTGGTTGCAGAAAATACTGCTAGGGTTATTTCTTGTTTTGATATACCAACTAAAATAATAGATGAACAAATGTTAGCAATTTATGAAGATATAGAGCCAAAAGCTGTGAAAATTGGAATGTTAGGCTCAAAAGAAATCATAACTTGTGTAAAAGAAAATTTGCTTAAATTTCAATCAAAAAATATTGTAATTGATCCTGTGATGTTTGCTAAAAATGGTTATGCGCTAATGCCTTTGGAAAATTGTCAGTTTTTTAAAGATGAAATTCTTTCTTTAGCTGATGTGCTTACTCCAAACATTCCTGAGGCTGAATTTTTATGCGATTTTAAAATACTTAATGAAGAGGATATGAAAAAAGCAGCTATAAAGCTTTTTGAGCTTGGTGCTAAGAGTGTTTTGATTAAAGGTGGGCATAATGAAAAAAATACCGATGATATTTTTTATGATGGAAAAGAATTTAGCATTTTTAAAGGTGAAAAAATAAATACAAAAAATACGCATGGTACGGGTTGTACATTAAGCTCAGCCATAGCAAGTAATCTTGCATTAGGTAAAAATAAACATGAGGCTATAAAACTTGCTAAAGAATATGTTTATAATGCTATCTTACATTCTTTAGAGCTTGGCAAGGGTTGTGGCCCTACAAATCATTTTTTTAAATTTGATGAGGAATAA
- the thiE gene encoding thiamine phosphate synthase — translation MKSFKIYLVASKGEKSESEFLNILEASLKAKIDILQLREKNLSTLEFYKLALKVKTLCEKYNTAFVINDRIDIAMAVNADGVHIGQKDMPLKKARELLGEDKIIGLTINHKSELANIQDATYLGVGAVFATPSKQDCAILGIDGLKEISNLSTLPIVAIGGIDETNLNLLKDCNIQGIAVIRAIMQASDPYMATLNLRSNFDKTFIGK, via the coding sequence ATGAAATCATTTAAAATTTATCTTGTTGCAAGCAAGGGTGAAAAAAGCGAAAGTGAGTTTTTAAATATCTTAGAGGCTTCATTAAAAGCAAAAATTGATATTTTGCAACTTAGAGAAAAAAATCTTAGCACCTTAGAATTTTACAAGCTTGCACTAAAGGTTAAAACTTTGTGCGAAAAATACAACACTGCATTTGTGATAAATGATAGAATTGATATAGCCATGGCTGTTAATGCAGATGGAGTGCATATTGGCCAAAAAGATATGCCTTTAAAAAAAGCAAGAGAGCTTTTGGGTGAGGATAAAATCATAGGACTTACAATCAATCATAAAAGCGAACTTGCTAACATTCAAGATGCTACTTATCTTGGAGTAGGGGCTGTTTTTGCAACGCCTAGTAAGCAAGATTGTGCTATTCTTGGTATAGATGGTTTAAAAGAAATTTCAAATTTAAGCACTTTGCCAATTGTGGCTATTGGCGGGATAGATGAAACAAATTTAAATTTGCTTAAAGACTGCAATATCCAAGGTATAGCCGTAATTAGAGCTATCATGCAAGCAAGTGATCCTTATATGGCAACTTTAAATTTAAGATCAAATTTTGATAAAACTTTTATAGGAAAATAA
- a CDS encoding DUF2603 domain-containing protein, with translation MDSLSKKSSQDIINELSNYLGIEKHNQTVFHLTHINEKEKKLSLKNGHELAPEPWFIVDENGEVKTMFSVKTLIEFLQNAKEVQKDNFELKLEKAIYQQIPIDFNDVWTVAMDEIKHQVAKGVKEVNIDLDQLISNIHAKHPNLFINMKEMMQKVKPNERL, from the coding sequence TTGGATAGTCTAAGTAAAAAAAGTTCTCAAGATATCATTAATGAATTATCAAATTATTTGGGTATAGAAAAACACAATCAAACCGTATTTCATCTAACTCATATAAATGAAAAAGAAAAAAAATTAAGCTTAAAAAATGGCCATGAATTAGCACCTGAACCATGGTTTATAGTAGATGAAAACGGTGAAGTTAAAACTATGTTTTCAGTAAAAACCCTAATTGAATTTTTACAAAATGCCAAAGAGGTGCAAAAAGATAATTTTGAACTTAAATTAGAAAAGGCTATTTACCAACAAATTCCTATTGATTTTAACGATGTTTGGACAGTTGCTATGGATGAGATTAAACATCAAGTTGCTAAAGGTGTAAAAGAAGTAAATATTGATTTAGATCAACTAATTAGCAATATTCATGCTAAACATCCTAATTTGTTTATCAATATGAAAGAAATGATGCAAAAGGTAAAACCAAATGAAAGATTATAA
- the hemN gene encoding oxygen-independent coproporphyrinogen III oxidase translates to MKDYKSFVKYSKAGPRYTSYPTAVEFNTQFKYEDYIQILKEQKAQLSLYFHLPFCRSACYFCGCNVIYTAKEESKERYLSYLFKELELLANIINTQREVAQMHFGGGTPTFFSAKQLQKLILKIKNIFPNFTQDSEISCEIDPRFLNEEQADVLISNGFNRISFGVQDFDEKVQKEIHRIQPFELTKNAVDMVRKKGIKSVNMDLIYGLPYQSLESFEQTLEKALLINPDRFAIFNYAHVPWLKKNMRKFDESTLPSPDVKLQILEYCEIFLTQNGYKMIGMDHFAKPQDELFKALENGSLHRNFQGYTTKGGTDLIGIGLTSIGEGQRHYMQNFKDMPSYEKAIDEGRLPCEKGIMLDDDDELRKAVIMELMSNFALNIKNIENKFKIDFFEYFKQDLKELEELSEFVTIDENYIKVNETGVLLIRNIAMCFDKYLKRISEDKKVFSKTV, encoded by the coding sequence ATGAAAGATTATAAAAGCTTTGTCAAATACTCCAAAGCAGGCCCAAGATATACATCTTATCCTACTGCAGTGGAATTTAACACTCAGTTTAAATATGAAGATTATATACAAATTTTAAAAGAACAAAAAGCACAACTATCTTTGTATTTTCATTTGCCTTTTTGTAGGAGTGCTTGCTATTTTTGTGGTTGTAATGTGATATATACTGCTAAAGAAGAAAGCAAAGAAAGATATTTAAGCTATCTTTTTAAAGAACTTGAACTTTTAGCAAATATCATCAACACCCAAAGAGAAGTAGCTCAAATGCATTTTGGTGGTGGAACCCCTACTTTCTTTTCCGCCAAGCAATTGCAAAAATTAATCTTAAAAATAAAAAACATTTTTCCAAATTTTACCCAAGATAGTGAGATAAGTTGTGAGATTGATCCTAGATTTTTAAACGAAGAGCAAGCTGATGTTTTAATTAGCAATGGTTTTAATCGTATTAGTTTTGGGGTGCAAGATTTTGATGAAAAAGTTCAAAAGGAAATTCATAGAATTCAACCCTTTGAATTAACCAAAAATGCTGTGGATATGGTAAGAAAAAAAGGCATAAAGTCTGTAAATATGGATTTAATCTATGGTCTTCCTTATCAAAGTTTAGAAAGTTTTGAACAAACTCTAGAAAAAGCATTGTTAATTAACCCTGATCGTTTTGCTATATTTAATTACGCTCATGTGCCTTGGCTTAAAAAAAATATGAGAAAATTTGATGAAAGTACATTACCAAGCCCTGATGTAAAACTTCAGATTCTAGAATATTGTGAAATTTTCTTAACTCAAAATGGGTATAAAATGATAGGAATGGATCATTTTGCAAAACCTCAAGATGAGCTTTTTAAAGCTTTAGAAAATGGTAGTTTACATAGAAATTTTCAAGGCTATACTACTAAAGGTGGGACTGATTTAATAGGCATTGGCTTAACAAGCATAGGTGAAGGGCAAAGACATTATATGCAAAATTTCAAAGACATGCCAAGCTATGAAAAAGCCATTGATGAGGGTAGATTACCTTGTGAAAAAGGCATTATGCTTGATGATGATGATGAATTAAGAAAAGCTGTCATTATGGAACTTATGAGTAATTTTGCACTTAATATAAAAAATATAGAAAATAAATTTAAGATTGACTTTTTTGAATATTTTAAACAAGATTTAAAAGAACTTGAAGAACTTAGCGAATTTGTCACTATAGATGAAAATTATATCAAAGTTAATGAAACAGGAGTGCTTTTAATACGCAATATTGCTATGTGTTTTGATAAATATTTAAAACGCATTAGTGAAGATAAAAAAGTATTTTCTAAAACGGTTTAA
- a CDS encoding uroporphyrinogen-III synthase: MMIYFIGDKKFDGVKNIRLNEIKYFDFEVNLKEFDCLIISSKNALKALILSKNKIDFDIKIYAVGKKSAEFAKELGFKNIKYPSMAYGKNLASEFLPEFKNKKCLYLRARQISSKLDENLLKEGIFLKQIIVYENIAIKPNENELNIFHPSVFVFSAPSSVEIFFKFFNLEENDKAVVIGQSTALKLSNFKNLYICEKQDLNSCIKLAKSLES; this comes from the coding sequence ATAATGATTTATTTTATAGGCGATAAAAAATTTGATGGGGTCAAAAATATAAGATTAAATGAAATTAAATATTTTGATTTTGAAGTTAATTTAAAGGAATTTGATTGTTTGATCATTAGCTCTAAAAATGCATTAAAAGCGTTGATTTTGAGCAAAAATAAGATTGATTTTGACATTAAAATTTATGCAGTGGGTAAAAAGAGTGCTGAATTTGCAAAAGAGCTTGGCTTTAAAAATATTAAATATCCTAGTATGGCTTATGGTAAAAATTTAGCTAGTGAATTTTTACCTGAGTTTAAAAATAAAAAATGTTTATATTTAAGAGCTAGGCAAATTAGTTCAAAGCTTGATGAGAATTTATTAAAGGAAGGTATTTTTTTAAAGCAAATTATCGTTTATGAAAATATAGCCATAAAGCCAAATGAAAATGAATTGAATATTTTTCATCCAAGTGTTTTTGTATTTAGTGCTCCATCGAGTGTGGAAATTTTTTTTAAATTTTTTAACTTAGAGGAAAATGATAAAGCCGTAGTTATAGGCCAAAGCACGGCTTTAAAACTTAGTAATTTTAAAAATTTATATATATGTGAAAAACAAGATTTAAATTCTTGTATAAAATTAGCTAAGAGCTTAGAGTCTTAA
- the thiM gene encoding hydroxyethylthiazole kinase, producing MYIEKIRKVKPLIHHITNYVTVNDCANASIAIGASPIMADFIQEQEEFSKICNCLVLNTGTINERVANSMYESAKFYGNLNKAIVLDPVALGVSMARDAINLKLLNSYKISIIKANASEIASVIGLDGKAKGTDNTFVVNDHFLDKACEYAKGHNRILVVSGEVDFIISSEKIAKIYNGSIMATKITGAGCMCASMCGVFAGVIEDKFQASLQAMLSFDIACEMAEEISNGSGSFRVNLIDALSNLNDEDVKKRAKYEII from the coding sequence ATGTATATTGAAAAAATAAGAAAAGTAAAACCTTTGATTCATCATATAACAAATTATGTGACGGTAAATGATTGTGCAAATGCTAGTATAGCTATAGGTGCAAGCCCAATAATGGCTGATTTTATACAAGAACAAGAAGAATTTTCTAAAATTTGCAATTGTTTGGTTTTAAACACAGGAACTATCAATGAAAGAGTTGCAAATTCTATGTATGAGAGTGCTAAATTTTATGGAAATTTAAATAAGGCTATTGTTTTAGATCCTGTTGCTTTGGGTGTGAGCATGGCTAGAGATGCTATTAATTTAAAATTATTAAATTCTTACAAAATAAGCATTATTAAAGCAAATGCTTCTGAGATAGCTAGTGTTATTGGTTTAGATGGAAAAGCAAAGGGTACTGATAATACTTTTGTTGTTAATGATCATTTTTTAGATAAGGCTTGTGAGTATGCTAAAGGGCATAATAGAATTTTAGTAGTAAGTGGTGAAGTTGATTTTATCATCTCAAGTGAAAAAATTGCAAAAATTTACAATGGTTCTATAATGGCTACTAAAATCACTGGAGCAGGTTGTATGTGTGCTTCTATGTGTGGAGTTTTTGCTGGGGTTATAGAAGATAAATTTCAAGCAAGTTTGCAGGCGATGTTAAGTTTTGACATAGCATGTGAGATGGCTGAAGAAATTTCTAATGGAAGTGGAAGTTTTAGGGTAAATTTAATAGATGCTTTGAGTAATTTAAATGATGAAGATGTTAAAAAAAGAGCAAAATATGAAATCATTTAA
- the rsmG gene encoding 16S rRNA (guanine(527)-N(7))-methyltransferase RsmG, whose product MYEEQLNFLKDFANKDDFYQRIILYKELLKKFNAVHNLTHLEDIDGNIIDSIKILDYCDLTDKKKIVDIGSGAGFPAIFLACILENSSFFLFEPSVKKASFLRVIKTELNLININIIKEKLQNHPSFKVDLITSRALMDIKPLIEISNGFYDEKTSFLLYKGSEVYDELQGMKDYKIFNRGFRNYCLLKVKEKLC is encoded by the coding sequence ATTTATGAAGAGCAATTAAATTTTTTAAAAGATTTTGCAAATAAAGATGATTTTTACCAAAGAATCATACTTTATAAAGAGTTGCTAAAAAAATTTAATGCTGTGCATAATCTAACTCATCTTGAAGATATAGATGGTAATATCATTGATAGTATAAAAATTTTAGACTATTGCGATTTGACTGATAAAAAAAAGATTGTTGATATTGGAAGTGGGGCTGGTTTTCCTGCGATATTTTTAGCATGCATTTTGGAAAATAGTAGTTTTTTTCTATTTGAGCCCAGCGTTAAAAAGGCTTCTTTTTTAAGAGTGATTAAAACTGAGCTTAATTTGATAAATATAAATATTATAAAAGAAAAATTACAAAATCATCCATCTTTTAAAGTAGATTTAATCACCTCAAGAGCTTTGATGGATATAAAACCTTTGATTGAAATTTCAAATGGTTTTTACGATGAAAAAACTTCATTTTTACTTTATAAAGGTAGTGAGGTTTATGATGAACTACAAGGAATGAAAGATTATAAAATTTTCAATCGTGGTTTTAGAAATTATTGTCTTTTAAAAGTAAAGGAAAAGCTATGTTAA
- the hemB gene encoding porphobilinogen synthase, protein MFKRFRRLRLNENIRSLVKENTLNLDDLIYPLFVVNGTNIKNEIASMPGVFQMSLDEILKECEELINLGIKAIILFGVLESSKKDSCGSDALNDDGLIATSLRAIKAKFPNLVVITDLCFCEYTDHGHCGIIDPKSKSVDNDLTLEISAKQALIHAKNGADMIAPSGMMDGIIETLRKTLDENGFENLPIMAYSTKFASAYYGPFRDVADSAPSYGDRKTYQMDFANGKEALCESLEDEKQGADILMVKPALAYLDVVKDIANHSKLPLCVYNVSGEYALLKAGQKAGVIDYEKIVLETMLAFKRAGAKLIITYHAKEIAKLLNKE, encoded by the coding sequence ATGTTTAAACGCTTTAGAAGATTAAGACTAAATGAAAATATTAGAAGTCTAGTAAAAGAAAATACTTTAAATTTAGATGATTTAATCTACCCCCTTTTTGTTGTAAATGGCACTAATATTAAAAATGAAATCGCATCTATGCCAGGTGTGTTTCAAATGAGCTTAGATGAAATTTTAAAAGAATGCGAAGAGCTAATTAATCTTGGTATTAAAGCTATTATTTTATTTGGTGTGCTAGAAAGCTCTAAAAAAGATAGCTGTGGAAGTGATGCATTGAATGATGATGGTTTGATTGCTACAAGTCTAAGGGCCATTAAAGCAAAATTTCCGAATTTAGTAGTGATTACTGATCTTTGTTTTTGTGAGTATACTGATCATGGTCATTGTGGTATTATTGATCCAAAAAGTAAAAGCGTGGATAATGATTTAACTTTAGAAATTTCAGCTAAACAAGCTCTAATTCATGCCAAAAACGGTGCTGATATGATAGCACCAAGCGGTATGATGGATGGCATTATTGAAACTTTAAGAAAAACTTTAGATGAAAATGGTTTTGAAAATTTACCTATTATGGCTTATTCTACCAAATTTGCCTCAGCTTATTATGGACCTTTTAGAGATGTGGCTGATTCTGCGCCAAGCTATGGGGATAGAAAAACCTATCAAATGGATTTTGCTAATGGCAAAGAAGCCTTATGCGAGAGCTTAGAAGATGAAAAACAAGGTGCTGATATTTTGATGGTTAAACCAGCACTTGCGTATTTAGATGTAGTTAAAGATATAGCAAATCATTCCAAGCTTCCACTTTGTGTATATAATGTAAGTGGCGAATATGCTTTATTAAAAGCAGGTCAAAAAGCAGGTGTGATTGATTATGAAAAAATAGTGCTTGAAACCATGCTTGCATTTAAAAGAGCAGGAGCTAAGCTTATCATAACTTATCATGCAAAAGAAATTGCAAAATTATTAAACAAGGAGTAA
- the lepA gene encoding translation elongation factor 4 yields the protein MKNIRNFSIIAHIDHGKSTLADRIISECGAISDRLMSNQVMDTMDIEKERGITIKAQSVRLNYKFNNEEYVLNLIDTPGHVDFSYEVSRSLASCEGALLVVDASQGVEAQTIANVYIALENNLEIIPVINKIDLPSADIEKVKHEIEHIIGIDCSSAICVSAKTGVGIKELIETIITKIPAPKTNDEAPTKALIYDSWFDNYLGALALVRVYEGNIAKNEEVLIMSTDKRHIVQDLFYPHPLSPIKTKKLESGEVGVIVLGLKNVADVQVGDTITLTKNKAKEAIGGFEKAKAFVFAGLYPIETDKFEDLRDALDKLKLNDSSITYEPETSLALGFGFRVGFLGLLHMEVIKERLEREFNLDLIATAPTVTYEIYQTDGEILKIQNPSELPPVNKIDHIKEPYVKATIITPSEYLGNLITLLNRKRGMQVKMDYITPERVLLEYDIPLNEIVMDFYDKLKSLTKGYASFDYEPIEFRVGDLVKLDIKVAGENVDALSIIVPNEKALSKGRELVKAMKEIVPRQLFEVAIQASIGNKIIARENVKSMGKNVTAKCYGGDITRKRKLLEKQKEGKKRMKAIGKVHLPQEAFLSVLKID from the coding sequence ATGAAAAATATAAGAAATTTCTCAATCATAGCTCATATTGATCATGGAAAAAGCACGCTAGCTGATAGGATTATTAGCGAATGTGGTGCAATTAGCGATAGATTAATGAGTAATCAAGTTATGGATACTATGGATATAGAAAAAGAACGCGGTATCACTATAAAAGCTCAATCTGTTCGCTTAAATTATAAATTTAACAATGAAGAATATGTATTAAATTTAATCGACACTCCAGGCCATGTGGATTTTTCTTATGAGGTAAGTCGTTCTTTGGCAAGTTGTGAGGGAGCTTTACTTGTAGTTGATGCTTCACAAGGAGTTGAGGCACAAACTATAGCAAATGTTTATATAGCTTTAGAAAATAATCTTGAAATCATCCCTGTTATAAATAAAATAGATCTTCCATCAGCTGATATTGAAAAAGTAAAACATGAAATAGAGCATATTATAGGAATTGATTGTTCTAGTGCAATTTGTGTTAGCGCAAAAACAGGTGTTGGCATAAAGGAACTCATAGAAACTATTATCACAAAAATTCCTGCTCCAAAAACAAATGATGAAGCGCCAACAAAAGCTTTAATCTATGATTCTTGGTTTGATAATTACTTAGGCGCTTTAGCTTTAGTTAGAGTTTATGAGGGAAATATCGCTAAAAATGAAGAAGTGCTAATAATGAGCACAGATAAAAGACATATAGTTCAAGATCTTTTCTATCCACATCCACTAAGCCCTATAAAAACTAAAAAATTAGAATCAGGCGAAGTTGGTGTTATCGTACTTGGGCTTAAAAATGTTGCTGATGTGCAAGTTGGTGATACTATAACACTAACTAAAAACAAAGCAAAAGAAGCTATTGGTGGTTTTGAAAAAGCCAAAGCTTTTGTTTTTGCAGGATTATATCCTATAGAAACGGATAAATTTGAAGATTTAAGAGACGCACTTGATAAATTAAAACTCAATGATAGTTCCATCACTTATGAGCCTGAAACTTCTTTGGCTTTAGGATTTGGCTTTAGGGTTGGTTTTTTGGGTCTTTTGCATATGGAAGTTATAAAAGAAAGATTAGAGCGTGAGTTTAATCTTGATTTGATCGCAACAGCTCCAACCGTTACTTATGAAATTTATCAAACTGATGGAGAAATTTTAAAAATTCAAAATCCAAGCGAACTACCACCTGTAAATAAAATAGATCACATCAAAGAACCTTATGTAAAAGCAACTATCATTACTCCAAGTGAGTATTTAGGAAATTTAATCACTCTTTTAAATCGCAAGCGTGGTATGCAAGTTAAGATGGACTATATCACTCCAGAGCGTGTTTTACTTGAATATGATATCCCTTTAAATGAAATAGTAATGGACTTTTATGATAAATTAAAATCTCTAACTAAAGGTTATGCTAGTTTTGATTATGAGCCTATAGAATTTAGGGTTGGAGATCTTGTAAAACTTGATATAAAAGTAGCTGGTGAAAATGTAGATGCACTAAGCATTATAGTGCCAAATGAAAAGGCTTTAAGTAAGGGTAGAGAACTTGTAAAAGCTATGAAAGAAATAGTTCCAAGACAACTTTTTGAAGTAGCAATACAAGCTAGCATAGGCAATAAAATCATAGCAAGAGAAAATGTAAAATCTATGGGAAAAAATGTTACTGCAAAATGCTATGGCGGTGATATTACTAGAAAAAGAAAATTGTTAGAAAAGCAAAAAGAAGGTAAAAAAAGAATGAAAGCCATAGGTAAAGTTCATTTACCTCAAGAAGCATTTTTAAGTGTTTTAAAAATAGACTAA
- a CDS encoding MATE family efflux transporter: protein MHNFYATSNPTKLFIKCALPNMASMAFIYLYVIIDGIFVGRYLGSDALAAMNLMMPFIMISFALADMIAIGSSVQIAINLGKEKVEKARAIFSFCIVLIFAISCLMGILGFFLAQALSAFMGADENIQNLSTEYMQIFAIFAPFTMLAFAMDNYLRICGKNFYSMIVNVVTALSNIFLDWLFIVVFDWGLFSAALATCIGMFLGSILGILPFVFKDLVLKFKKPIIKLQILKNILYNGSSEFFSNISSSFYTILANAFLLELSGNTAVAAFSVILYLSTFIFMLILAMCDAMQPALSYNYGHKNIARIQAIFKRIFFASWIVSIVVFLLVYFFNDILVNIFNKDNNQNFAHIAQNALYLFCFSFLFSWFGKICASFFTALDKPLLSLGISITQSLIFPSLALLILTHFLGINGVWLATLVGDICMIFIASFFLYKTFKTLSS from the coding sequence ATACATAATTTTTATGCTACATCAAATCCTACCAAACTTTTTATAAAATGCGCTCTACCAAATATGGCTAGTATGGCTTTTATTTATCTTTATGTGATTATTGATGGAATTTTTGTTGGAAGATATTTGGGCTCAGATGCACTTGCTGCTATGAATTTAATGATGCCTTTTATCATGATAAGCTTTGCCCTAGCTGACATGATAGCTATAGGATCATCAGTACAAATAGCTATTAATCTTGGCAAAGAAAAAGTTGAAAAAGCAAGAGCTATTTTTTCTTTTTGCATAGTTCTTATTTTTGCAATTTCTTGCTTAATGGGAATTTTAGGATTTTTCTTAGCACAAGCACTAAGTGCTTTTATGGGAGCTGATGAGAATATTCAAAACTTATCTACTGAATATATGCAAATTTTTGCTATTTTTGCTCCCTTTACTATGTTAGCTTTTGCTATGGATAATTATCTTAGGATTTGTGGGAAAAATTTTTATAGCATGATAGTTAATGTAGTTACTGCTTTGAGTAATATTTTTCTTGATTGGCTTTTTATAGTGGTTTTTGATTGGGGGCTTTTTTCAGCAGCTTTAGCAACTTGTATAGGTATGTTTTTAGGAAGTATTTTAGGGATATTACCTTTTGTTTTTAAGGATTTGGTTTTAAAATTTAAAAAACCAATAATCAAACTACAAATACTAAAAAATATACTCTATAATGGCTCATCTGAATTTTTTTCTAATATTTCTAGCTCTTTTTATACTATCTTAGCTAATGCTTTTTTGCTTGAACTTTCTGGAAATACAGCTGTTGCAGCATTTTCAGTGATTTTATACCTTAGCACTTTTATTTTTATGTTAATTTTAGCAATGTGTGATGCTATGCAACCTGCATTAAGTTATAATTATGGGCACAAAAATATTGCAAGAATTCAAGCTATTTTTAAAAGAATATTTTTTGCTTCTTGGATTGTAAGCATAGTAGTATTTTTACTTGTGTATTTTTTTAATGATATTTTAGTAAACATTTTTAATAAAGATAATAACCAAAATTTTGCCCACATAGCACAAAATGCTTTATATTTGTTTTGTTTTTCATTTTTATTTTCATGGTTTGGAAAAATTTGTGCATCATTTTTTACAGCACTTGATAAACCCTTATTATCATTAGGAATTTCTATTACTCAAAGTCTTATTTTTCCAAGTTTAGCTTTGCTTATACTAACGCATTTTTTAGGAATAAATGGGGTTTGGCTAGCTACTTTAGTGGGTGATATTTGTATGATTTTTATTGCTTCATTTTTTCTATATAAAACTTTTAAGACTCTAAGCTCTTAG
- a CDS encoding low molecular weight protein-tyrosine-phosphatase, translating into MTKIIFICLGNICRSPMAEFIMKDLLIKENLSDKISVCSAGTSGYHDGEDMHIKTKVMLNNKNINSKPFCSQKLNLKMCEENDLIIVMDNSNYNDVVKNFPNFKHKIRKITSYALELGYDEVPDPWYSGNFEETYTILSNACSNLLKSLYKNLK; encoded by the coding sequence ATGACTAAGATTATTTTTATATGTTTAGGAAATATTTGTCGCTCTCCTATGGCTGAATTTATCATGAAAGATCTTTTGATAAAAGAAAATTTAAGTGATAAAATTAGCGTTTGTAGCGCTGGAACATCAGGCTATCATGATGGAGAAGATATGCACATAAAAACCAAAGTCATGTTAAATAATAAAAATATCAACTCCAAGCCATTTTGCAGTCAAAAACTAAACTTAAAAATGTGCGAAGAAAATGATTTGATAATTGTTATGGATAATTCTAATTACAATGATGTAGTTAAAAATTTTCCAAATTTTAAACACAAAATTCGCAAAATCACTTCTTATGCTTTAGAATTAGGATATGATGAAGTTCCCGATCCTTGGTATAGTGGAAATTTTGAAGAAACTTATACTATACTTTCTAATGCTTGTTCTAATCTTTTAAAATCGCTTTATAAAAATTTAAAATAA